The sequence TTCAATGGCTGGCATCATTTCGTTCATTTCGTGAACTTTACTTACACCAAAACTGGAGCCGGAACGATTCGGTTTAACAAAACAAGGGAGACCTGTGATTTTTATTATTTCGTCTAAATTAATCTCAGTGCCTTCATTAACGTAGTACGAATTTGCACAACGCACCCCAAAATTCTTCAAAACAGAAAGACAATCCCGCTTGTTGAAACTCAGTGCAGCTTGATAATAATCTGTACTTGTGTGGGGAATTTTCAGCAGTTCCCAATAGGCCTGAAGATAGCCATCTTCACCGGGTGTTCCGTGAATAGTGTTGAAAATTGCATCAGGACGAATGGTTTCCGTACCGTTATCAAAACTGAAATCAGCTTTGTTTATGGGGTGTTTCGTTCCGTTTTTGGCAACAAAACTCCAACCTTCCTCCAAAATATGGATTGGATATACTTCATATTTATTTTTGTCGAGAGCTTCACAAACCACTCCACCACTGTTTAGCGAAATTTGATACTCGCTGGAATAGCCGCCCATAGCCACCGCAATATGTTTTTTACCCATAACAAATGATTAAAATCTACGTTTACAAAAGTATTA comes from Aequorivita sublithincola DSM 14238 and encodes:
- a CDS encoding D-alanine--D-alanine ligase; amino-acid sequence: MGKKHIAVAMGGYSSEYQISLNSGGVVCEALDKNKYEVYPIHILEEGWSFVAKNGTKHPINKADFSFDNGTETIRPDAIFNTIHGTPGEDGYLQAYWELLKIPHTSTDYYQAALSFNKRDCLSVLKNFGVRCANSYYVNEGTEINLDEIIKITGLPCFVKPNRSGSSFGVSKVHEMNEMMPAIEKAFTEDSEIIIERALVGTEVGVGVYNNGNEIIALPPTEIVSENEFFDFEAKYLGKSQEITPARISEKETEILQHEAKRIYKLLNMKGVTRSDFIIEKGKPYFLEINTNPGLSKESIIPKQAREAGMTLTEFFDILLQNVIK